In Arachis hypogaea cultivar Tifrunner chromosome 7, arahy.Tifrunner.gnm2.J5K5, whole genome shotgun sequence, the genomic window CTCACCCTCAATATTCTCCTCAGCGTCATCATCAAATTTGGGAGTCCTTTCATCCATTTTCTTCATGGAACACGTAGCAATGTTATGCCCCCCCTTGCGACAGTAGCTGCAACGCTTAGGCTTCCTTGTGGTCTCTATCTCAGTACTTCCATTCTTTGCAAGGTCTTCATACATGTATTCTGCATGCTCCTCCATCATGTTATTGTCCCCGTTATGAGCCCTAATACATGAAAGTATATTTACCAATGCATCTCGTGATTCATTAAAAATATCCCCTTTTAGGCACCCTTCGTTCATAATTTGTTTACACCAATGTGCCAAACATGCACGCCGATTGATAGCCAAGGAATCCTCCATCAAGCCGCCCATGTCATCATACCCACTAATGCCTTCCTTCGCTTTTCTAGTCCATCTTCGCAGCACTAATGATTTTGGCAGCTCTGCAATGTCTAGAAAATCTAAAACAGCAAGTATATGACTACATGAAATACCTATGGAGTCCATTCTCATGCATGAGCATTTAAATTCATCTTGCTCTCCATGAAAAGACACATGCCATATCATGTTAGGCTTGTAAAATTTTGACACCTGATAAATATTGCAAGAACTCGTTTCCTCTTCATATATTACCTTCAATGTGCTGGCCTTGTGGAGCATTGAACGGAACAACACAAAAATTTGCCGGGTATAAATGGTAGCTGCTGACCTTTCTAATTGTTGAAAGTGTGTCTGCATCACAGGTTGTCCAGTTGATGATTTAAAGTCTGCCAAATCCTCTCTGTGCCGCATGTAGCTCAAACAACGCTGGAAGTGTTGAACAAATTCTGTCAAATTATAGCGTgatttaatatatcttttgagGACAGCATGTAGACTTTCACACCTCGAAGTCGTTCTAAACCCAGCAAAGAATTTTCCTCGGATATGAGCGGTAGCCCACATGTTTCTTTTTTCATACATATCTACTATCCATTCCCGATCTTCCACTCCAAAGAATCCAACCATTTCCTCCCACTTTTGTTAAAAACACACCAACTTCGTAATCACCTAGCATTAACTTTGTAAACATTTTCGTAAACTGAGGTTTGTGAATATTGCTTGTTGCATTACGCATCAAGTGCCATGCACATAACCTATGATGTGCATTCGGAAACACTTCCTGAATAGCGATAGCCATCGAGTGATGACCATCCGTAATTACTGAAGTCGGTGTCTTTCCCTTCATTGCTATGAGAAGCTGTTTTAGTAACCACACGTAGGTGCTTTTCCTCTCATTCGAAACTATCGCAGCACCAAATACAACTGTTTGATTATGGTGGTTAACTCCCGAGAATATTACCACCGGCAATCTGTATCTATTCTTCTTATATGTGGCGTCAAATGCTAGCACATCCCCGAACAGATCGTAATCCAACTGACACCGGCCATCACACCAAAAAATTTGTCGAAACACTCCTTCTCTGCCCTTTTCAACACTATAGAACAAGTTTTGATCCCTTGCTGCTAGCGTTTCCAAGTAAGCCATTGCAGAGGTTAAATCATCAGGTAATTGTCTTCTTTGCTTCGCAACTTGATTGTGCATATCCTTAATTGAAAAATTAACGTTCTCGTACCCACCACACTGGCTAGCTAATGATCCAAATATGTTTGGCATGCTGATCCCCACCTCTTTCATATGGTTCATTTGACTAATGTTAGGCTCAGTCATTTTCTTGTGAGATCTTAACATTCTTGCTAACTTTGGAACAACAAGCTCATGGTTGTGTTCATCACAAAAATCTCTCACTACCCAACTCTCAGTTACCGCATCGAAGAAAACATGAAGTTTACTCATACAACCACATCTTGTCTCTGGTTTTGGCTCCCTAACTCGATTTTTCATATGGTTCCATTTTTCTAATCTATACCCTTCACAAGAACAAACATATGTTTTTTCTCTAACTTTTCCATCAACTATTCTACTTCTACTCTTTCGCACACTGAAGCCCCTCGTCTTGGCATATGAATTATAAAATTCGAATGCCAAGCCAAGATCAGCAAAGTGCAATTGACAAATATTTTTCATAGATAGACTTGAAAAATCAATCTTACCAATATCTTCCCAAGAGTTTATGAGATATTGATCCATATCCACCGCATCAGAAGTTACATCTTCATCCATATGATCACTAACATTATGCACATTTTGATCACTTGTGTGTCTTTGACTATTTGATGCTTCCTGCAATTTATAGTGACTAACGTTAATTACCCATTAAAAATAGCATAAattaggtacaatttataatcaaataagcaaaattatccaaaaaccattcaattttcaaaaagaaTCACGAtactaatttctgaattttcttatGGCAGGTTAAACTCTATCTCGTCTCATATTTTGGTGATTAAGATCAATTATATAGATTCATATAGGGGTGGGCATGGTTTGGATTTTTATAAATCCAAACTGGATCCACTTTAGAACCAGTTTTATGGTTCATGAAACCAAACCAATACTGTGAACAAGAGGGATTACGATACAGCATTTTTACATGATCATTTCAAGTTAAATAAGAGATAGACACAACCAAGTTTTCAAATTACACCTTAGAAGCTCCACCTATTTAAAGTACATTATCTATCTCCCTCCCTTAGCATAAATATTCATGGCTAATCTTAAAACAAACATGAAAGGGTAGCAATCCAAACAACACTTATCAGCTAAGGTACCTTAACCTGTCACGAAAAGTGCATTGATAGCAATAACTAATTTGCTTAATTGAAAGAGCTAAAGAAGTTGCCTTCTTGAAAGGGTATCAATCCAAACAACACTTAAGCTCTTGCGCAATAAAAGAGCTTCCATTGAAAGCAGCTGAATTGCTACATCTAAGGTACCTTAACCTGTCTTTCAATCATGAGCTAAAGAAGTTGCCTTCTGCAATAACTAATTTGCTTAATTGGCAAACTTTAAATCTTAACGGATGTGATACTCTTCAGAAACTGCTAAAAAGTGTAGGAAAATTAATTTGCAATAAGTAATTTGCTTAATTTTGCACTGCTGTGAAAGAAGCtgtttctttaaaatttaaaataattttaaaaaaattagctgATTTTCTAACATTACTCAAATCTAAAACACTCACTTTACAGGCACTTGCTTAGTCAACCAATAAAATGCAACAGTTGATCATAAGCTTTAAGCAAAATGATACTACTGAAATCCAAATTAAAAGCCAAGGGCATATATATGCATGTGCCTAATAAATATGATATATAATCATATATTAGAATTTAGGTAAGTTTCCTTATTTCACAGTGACATGGTCATTTCATTTCACTATCATGTTCTCAAACATAATGTAACACTAGTCAACAAGCATTCAAAGGTTTCCTTGAGTCAGGTGTTAAACTCATAATAGAACCATTAATGTAAACAAACAGTAGAGCAATTTTCAAACTAAACTCAACAACTCCGCTGTTGTAGCCTCCAGaagtaatgaaataaaaaacACAACATCAAATAGCTAGAACTCATAACTTGTTCAATACTTCTATAAATAGTTTGGCATAAGAAAAATCATGATCTAGATGAACTATTTTCTTTTACTCATTTCATTAAAAAAGAATCATCTATAAATAGTTTGGCATTCTTCTTTTAATGCAAATTGCATAACTAACTAAACATTGGTTACTCAAAGACAGAATATAAGAACAGGTTAACTAAAAACCAGAACATCAGAGTTTGTTACATCACTAAAAAGTAAGAATCGAGAAATTTACTTCTTACGCAACCACATCCATTCTCATACCATTGTTTGTAAAATCCATGAAGCCTCATGCCTCACTATGTTAGATACCAATATAACAATAATGGAGAATTACAATTGCTACATATGATTACCAAATTGGCATGAATCTTAGCTACACCAACATACTTGTAGCACAAAACAGAACAAATATAGCCTACAACCCGTGAATCAGAACAAATAAAtagaacaaaaaaattgaatgaaatcAACGAAAGGAAGCAATACAACAGATTCATACAAGGAGTGGAAGAATACAACAAGAAGataaaaggaacaaaaagaaaattaaatcaatGAAGTAACTTCATACCTGAGTCTGAGGCTCCATTGTTACTATGGAAGTGGAGGATGCAGGGAGAATGGAACACCACAGCGCTGACAACCACTCGacgagagaaaagagaagagagaagagagaagaggagacgGGGAGGGAGAGCCTACGAACGACGTTATTAGATGGATTGGACGGCAACGGCGACGGCTTGGCTGGACGGCGACGGTGAATGCTAAGACCAGCAGAGAGTAGAGTAGCTGACGGCAACTGGTAAGTAAACAGGGGGAAAGAAATTGGGAATTAGGGTAACGTATGATGAGTTTAGGGGTGGGGCTGAATTTGGATTAAGGGTTttgttagttaaaaaataaaaaaattattattattattaaaccccATGTGGGGTAtatttctaatttatattttgtgcCTATTAGAAAAGCTCAAAAGGTTTGAGCTTACTAAAGACAGACCCTTCCTGAATGTATCGTGAAGagaaagaataaaattatttcttGAATTTTAACTAAATAGACGCATCAGCAACTAAGTTCTTATTCTAGtcagaagcaaaaaggcaaaAAAAGGTTCAAAAAGGAGGTCATAGATTCAATCTCCTTCTGTAAACCATTCACAAACCTTTAATTAGTTTTGCTATTTTGTTTGATGTGCATTTGGGAATTCTACTTCTATTATTTTTGCCTTGATGATAGTTATTTTAGGATCTGTATTGctgttttaaaaaattacatgatttttggttttttcaaattttccaacTTAAAAATCCAAGCCTGTTGATAAATATATCTCTGTTTCTTTTTCCGTGTTGAATCTTTTTATGCATTTTAGCAATCATTTCCATATGATGTCATATTTTCATTAGTTGGACTGTATTGAATTAGCCCCAAACCAAACATCGTCTAtgggaaaaacaataaaatgtcaTGTTATTTTTATCCTCATCTTACAAATATGAAAATTCAGTGTGTTTACTATCTTCTTTTGAAAAGATTGTTGTTCATCCAGAGGATATATTGTGCAGCTCTCTAACACAAACAATTTATTCTTTTGGGTGACATGCATCTCTCAAAttcctttctaaatttttttcatattttcactCGACAATGGTGTTCTTCTATTCCAttccttctttaatttttttttgtattgaatCTCGTTTTAACCATGTAATTTCTATAATTTCATTCTTTTTAAAAGGTCAcaaaatctaatatttttttttattacactTATTAGGATTCTCTCTAGCAACCTTCAGTTttaaaactataaatataaataagttataatttatttcataaattaaaattttttatttttaaaaattattttattatcaataattgAACTAATATTATAACTATTTGATTTACTTATTTTCAATTACCTAGTCTatgtttttgtttatatatatatatatatatatatatatatatatatatatatatatatatatatatatatatatatatatatatatatatatatatatatatatatataattataataataatatcatccTTCTAGTAATGATTATATTTGTACGCTAACAAAGGATTATATAAAGCAGAAAGAATGAGAATGGTGAAAAAAAGAGTGTAaccgagagagaaagagagagaatgtaACTCCCACCAAATTTCTGGCTTCGATTTCTTATAAtctgtaactccaataaaaaatctaatccagtAAAAGTGTTTGTATCCTCCTCCTCTACATGTTGGCACCATTTTTGATCGGTGAAAGTTGACAATGACGTAGTTTCTCTACCTCTTAAGTTCGGCCAACTGAAGTTTTAGGAGGTATAAACGATTCtggacattttcttcttcgatagctcggtcagaaagcttaTCCGGaactttgaatattttgattctgTACGAAGGTATAATTTTAGTTTCtcatagttaatgtttaatgtcatgtgaaaacttaggctagaagaccttaagataggaatgaactaaacgtataattgatggattgtgtatatagAATAAAACGAGGGGTTTAGCTGTTGTTAATAATTTGATGTTGAAGTTGGTtggtttggaaaaagatttaatattggtgtttgtttgattttgaaataactTGTTAGTGAAAATTATTTgaatgactgagaggtgtttggtttgatagttgggatccttgaagggtggcagaaattcgagttttagaggagatactgctAAAATTTCTATAAggattggagttttgatttgaagtgttatttttaaaaaggaaaaaaattattatgtggcttgtgtatttgagactatttgttgacctTCTATCGCAAGATGTgcccgggcactttaactccccggattctCCTATggacatgcatatatatatgaatattgaatattatatttgaatttggagtttgactccatggaatactatattattgagcttggagtttaacgccatggaatactatattattgagtttggagtttgactccatggaatactatattattgagttTTGAGTGTGGACTAAATCCCCATTTCGGTCCCTCAGATTTACGCGATTACTCATTTTGGTCCCTCAGATTTACGCGattactcattttagtccctgaaaccCTAATTATCTTATTATCTATCTGAGTTATAATAACATGGTTTTAATAAAGGGGACTAAATTGGATACAAATACAATCCTTGCCACATTAACTAGTCGTTACACCATCCAACGTGACAGGAAGGGTGTCATCTCAGCACTCCATTTGCTTAATCATCACCGGAAAGAGTTGAGGGACCATATTGGTGCCTAAACTTGAATCTGGAGGACCAGtataggtaattttgaatttcGGGGACTAAAATGAATAATTGCGTGAATCTGAGGGACCAAAATGGGGATTTAGTCTTTGAGTGTGGCTCAATGGAATATTATTGAgattggggatgcgcgcacagagggactgtccaattgttaactaccaggacatgtcgggttggctatataactgacagatgaaaCTCATTAGCTATAAGATAGGCATACATCATActcatttgtttgctttgtttgagtgtgcattgttttagTTTGCTTAGCTGTTTAATTCTGCTtaactgctacttgttctacttgctataaatgcttctctatctgtgtttttcttgcttgaattgtatgtgtatgttttctgagaaACTCTTCTTGGCAGAGGTGTGGAGGGAGTTGTTCCACCAGTGATTCAGAGGATTTGAGGAGACAGAACGTGAAGtattaggttaaagttagattcagaaCTAAAATACCTTAGACAACttacctaatttctggtttagttgaattcttaaggtgaaatctgagtgtcgaagATCTAGAAATACCTCTGGCTCTCCtgggaccttttatattaactatgcgagcacttttaccatgctgagaacctctggttctcacctcatactatgttgttgttttcaaatgcaggtcgagaggcacctcattGAGCATTTGGAGACCCTCCTTACAAGCGGAGAACTACCTTTTGGACTAtcatattttgttttaggctatgtatatatgtttgtAGAATCTCCACATGTACATTTTGTGTTTTATCCCTCCTAGAAGTTGACTTAGAGATACAGGTATTTATTTTgtagtttgagttttattttgggttgtatatatatatatatatatatatatatatatatatatatatatatatatatatatatatatatatactctggccggccttagcttcgcaggacGAGTCTAGAGTTTGCTATCtgagttttggaactctgatatgtATACATGTTTTCAGCTTTCTTCTGGTTTGCCTGTTCGTTTTACGAATACCCATGCGAGTGTGATACGATTTTCTGTTTATCGTTTTTGTTTAGcttatccttcaaggctcctagatataatTTCGTCCAACTATATTTATGTACATAtccttttcttttagaggtcgtaataccttgccatctttgtTTTACAACTTAAGCGTAAGGCTAAATCTCCTATGCATGGAGGAAAAAATTTCCTATCTTCCATatgatgttatatttttattagttggaCTGTATTGAATTAGCCCCAAACCAAACATGCCTTGTCCTTGGGCAAAACAATAAAATGTCATGTTATTTTTACCCTCATCTTATATATATGGTAATTCTGTGTGTTTGCGATCTTCTTTTGAAAAGATTGTTGTTCACCCAGAGGATATTTTGTGCAGCTCTCCAACATAAACAATTTATTCTTTTGGGTGACATGCAACTCTCATATTTCCTTCCaaatttttttcatgttttcacTCGACGATGGAGTTCTTCTATCCTTtccttctttaatttatttttttgtattgtaTCTCGTTTTAACCGTGTAATTTCTATAACTCCATTCTTTTTAAAAGGCCACACAATCTAATATTCTTTTTAAACTCCATTCTTTTCTGTATTTGTATTCTGTTCAATTCTAGCATCCAGTTATCTTCTCATACTCTTATTTTTGTTCCTTCATCAATACTCCACCTCGTCTTTCTTCTTAAGAagttttttctttgaattaaacttttttaagtccaaaatgttcctttaattatttttgcCTCTCAAAtctgtttttaaaaaatatattgctTTTAAGATTCTAACTCAAATCACATCaaaattctttaatatttttcaagTTTGATTTGCCAAATAAATCAAGTTCTGATTTTGTATATCTCTAAATGCATTCTTATTTGTTaggatatataaatatatttggtCAAAAATATATGTATTAAAGTGGGCTAACAGATAGCTCGCAAAACCATGGGTTTAACCCATGAGTTAAATCTTGAAAAAAAGCGAGTTAAATGATGAGAACTAAAAAGCCTACTAAAAATGCATATATAAAATTTGTGGATTTAAACGATGTTAATTGATAGTTGAGGTCTAGTTCAATTGGTAAAATTATATGCTTTTTAATACACTGCATTTGAATTCAAATCTTGACAAAAGTGTATTGTAATAGTAAGATTGGAGTTCTCtgtttgaccaaaaaaaaaaaaatgccaaTTGCAATTTATGTACCTAAGTCTAAATACAGAAAATTGTACGCTTACCACTATTATATAAAAAGAATACTTTTGTACAAGATACTCATAAAAAtgatatatgataaaaaaatatatatattatattgatTCTTTACAATAATTATATGAATCTTTTAATATGAGATTTCAATTTGatttcttaacaaatatttttaagataTTTATTAATCAAACTTTAAATATAAgaaactttttaattttcttgtatatTTGAAGTTATTCAAAACATTAAACCTTATTTTTTGAATGAGCTTTTTTTATTAGGAAAAGTTATaagtaaacaataaaaatattacataatgtgaacaatagatatatcgaatGCTCATTTTATTAGATGTACaaatgattattctaatattaaaatttagataaataatttaaaaatataatgtattttttttattaataattgtttatattgttcaaaaaaattattagttatctaatataattttttttatttatttatcaatttatgtTTGTATTCTTGTCCAACACATATtggcaattttgttttcaaaaaattaaccCTGTTGCCGTTGTCATCTATGATATCGATGAGCTAAAcgtgtttattatttatttgaccaAATCCTAATGGACCGAAAACATGCACTGTAAAATAAAACTATTCATTTCTTATCATCAAAAGGTTAGATATATGATTAGTCAAAACATGTATTCATGTCTTTAGACtcttcaaatttttaataaagatatttaCATTCTACCTATTGAAATGACTTTTGCATCAATAGTAGTAAAACTAAAGTTAAATATTATGACATTTtcgaatatatttttattatcaaatttgtCGTGAATCTTTTGTCCTACTGTGATATTAATCATTAACTTACATATTTTTAAAGCAAATGGTTCAAAAGCTGGTAAAAGCAGTCAACATAATTCTTCTAGCATAGTTGGGGGTAAAAATATTTCACCAATGATATTGTTTTGGTTGTACAAGTAAACTTAAATTGCGGGACGAAGCGGCagtaaaattaatgattttaactaatgttaatgaCACTGAATTcctaaaattaatacaaaatgatttttctcaaaatctttattttactataagttttattgaaggacttcaaaaacttgaaaaaacttatttttcacatggaatttttaaaaaatgttaccatagaaATGATtctccacatctttatcatacttttaacccgcaattaaattctatagtagatatgcttgaagaaatatagtatccataaaatttcaaagaaataaggaaaaaaagaatcccaaagaagaaaaatgtcaaaatataattaacataacagatttaaaagtaaaaccaccattgaaattatgaatattgaagaaaaattagaagaagttacaatgctttttaaacaattaaaaatggctcaagaaaataatattatggaacatagatttaaaatagaagaagaattagtaaattctgaaaatatagaaaacgaagaacacatcctagattattcaggtgacgaagaaccagcaattccaatacaagtaaaaaatgaagttgaaacatctaaggataatcaatctcaatttaaatggaaaCAGGTTtcgataattatgcttttaaaaaaggatttataaataaagattcaaaatatacaaaaataccgtcaaaatacgttcctaaaatccaggaaatggaaggagaaagaatgcttgacttagactgtaaaaagaatgaaaaagaaattttcgaaaattggttgaattcctttttattagaagcctttactaatccaaaacttagtgaattgtctggaagagatatttggaattataTAGGGTtccatactaaaggaactataagagattatatgacatcaatagaaaaccaaataatagaagaattagcaacaaaacaACAggttatgataagatattatatataatgatgattttatacaaagaattttttggaaaaaatattatagatcatagacaagaagtctataataaagaatatcaagaagaaaaaaaccatttagctaatattcagatatatgatatgtgtaatgtggagtcttatatatgtgaatatagaatacattattacaaattaaaagaagaagataaaaatcattatcttagtatgtatataacaaaacttccatatcctgctaatgaatttataatgggaagatttataagagaaataaatagagggacaattgaaaataattttggtggagcaacctctgcaataagagaggaaataaaagaacgttgtatgcaagaagcaactcaaaaaagatttacaaatataattaaaatttgctgtcaggataatgaagagataccctaAAAATATgggcttaataaaaattttcaaagaaaaagaaaataccaatttagaaaaagaaaatactatccaaactggagaaaaaagaggtattttaggaaAAGAgataacaataaaaagaaaagacaaaaaagtgactattgcccgaataaaaaagaaaattgtaagtgttggtattgtcaagaagaaggacactatgcaaatgaatgtccgaaaaagaaggataaaaaggatcttactaaacaaatagaaattgctaagtcttgtttcatggaatatttagaagaatctgatgataacttagactatatttttgaatatgtcttagaaacagactcagagactgagtaataatgccacatttattactataaaaataacagaaaagtttataaatgcttttatagattctggagcaacacaatgctttgctagttcaaatataaaacttgattggaaaaaattaaagaaacctttaagagttagaatagctgacaaatcaatacataaaattgaccaaaaagcagagatgactaaaatttttattcaaaattataggttcattgttccatctatatatatgttagattctggaatggattttatcataggaaataactttttaaagctataccatccattcattcaagaattaacatatatagttttaaaagctccacacgattcttcaataaatcaaaaatcaaaacgtataaaataccaactactactatagataagatcttaaaatttaaaatattttctatattagaaacatgttatttaaatttatactttcagataaacatttcaaaaaataatcttgaaataaagatagaagaacttttggatgaaatctgtgctgaaaatcctctagatattaaaaatacaaataacgaattagtaagcattaaattaaaagatcctacaaaagagataaatgttccaaataaaattccttattccgcaagagatagagaagagttctcattagaatgtagagatcttttggaaaaaggaattataagattaagtaaaagtcctcatgcggctccagccttttatgtcgaaaacaataatgaaattaaaaggggaaaacgaagaatggttattaactataagaagatgaatgaagcaactattggtgattcTCATAAACtgccaagaaaagattctattctagaaaaaatcaaaggagcaacttgattttcatctcttgatgcaaaatcaggatattggcaacttcgtttagacgaaaaaacaaagaaattaactgcttttacttgcccaacaaaagaatcaacaagtgtgttactctatgaatggaatgtattgccattcggattaaaacaagccccaggtatttatcaaagatttatggaagaaaatctaaaagagttaaatgaatttgttttggtatacattgatgatatactaatttttacaaaacaggataaagaagatcatcttcaaaaattattaatagttttagaaagatgtaaagaaaaaggattagtcctgagcaaaaagaaagcaagaatagcaaaacaagaaataaagtttcttggattaattctattcACTGAAGATGGATCCCCGTTCTCAACTAGACTCGCTCATTGGAAGTATATGGATTCTGGGGAGCTACCTGAGGTATTAACACTTCCTGTAAAGTATGTTAACATGCATGTTGTCACATCCTCGTAGTGGGTTATGTGGTTATTgtgtaattgatatttttttactgCAACAGTTCTTCCAAGTCGTGTTTCGGCCACCACAAGGGAATCGATTTGGGGCTACCGAAATGGCGGTTGCTGCATATATATTTGCTGTTGACTTGGATCAGAGGTGAGTTCCAAATATCCCGCAAATGGAATTATCATTTCTCTTACGTGCTGCATATGTCCTTGTTGTTCAACAAAATTGCCATCTTTTGGGCTTGTTGTCTTGGCTCGAAATTATTTAGGCCTTTTGGGAA contains:
- the LOC112702354 gene encoding protein FAR1-RELATED SEQUENCE 5-like, whose amino-acid sequence is MVGFFGVEDREWIVDMYEKRNMWATAHIRGKFFAGFRTTSRCESLHAVLKRYIKSRYNLTEFVQHFQRCLSYMRHREDLADFKSSTGQPVMQTHFQQLERSAATIYTRQIFVLFRSMLHKASTLKVIYEEETSSCNIYQVSKFYKPNMIWHVSFHGEQDEFKCSCMRMDSIGISCSHILAVLDFLDIAELPKSLVLRRWTRKAKEGISGYDDMGGLMEDSLAINRRACLAHWCKQIMNEGCLKGDIFNESRDALVNILSCIRAHNGDNNMMEEHAEYMYEDLAKNGSTEIETTRKPKRCSYCRKGGHNIATCSMKKMDERTPKFDDDAEENIEGEDYSFVDAESDEYIHTEWFEEEDEYLDSSRYYEQSGGETASSIDYDSGGIKCFKFYFYFLLYLFYYF
- the LOC140174273 gene encoding protein FAR1-RELATED SEQUENCE 5-like, whose protein sequence is MEPQTQAIFVLFCATMRHEASWILQTMEASNSQRHTSDQNVHNVSDHMDEDVTSDAVDMDQYLINSWEDIGKIDFSSLSMKNICQLHFADLGLAFEFYNSYAKTRGFSVRKSRSRIVDGKVREKTYVCSCEGYRLEKWNHMKNRVREPKPETRCGCMSKLHVFFDAVTESWVVRDFCDEHNHELVVPKLARMLRSHKKMTEPNISQMNHMKEVGISMPNIFGSLASQCGGYENVNFSIKDMHNQVAKQRRQLPDDLTSAMAYLETLAARDQNLFYSVEKGREGVFRQIFWCDGRCQLDYDLFGDVLAFDATYKKNRYRLPVVIFSGVNHHNQTVVFGAAIVSNERKSTYVWLLKQLLIAMKGKTPTSVITDGHHSMAIAIQEVFPNAHHR